One window of the Verrucomicrobiota bacterium genome contains the following:
- a CDS encoding tetratricopeptide repeat protein, with amino-acid sequence NGAFKAKVGLEAVMGVKTVAQLAREYEVHPMLVSQWKRTIRDRLKHDFWEARYLLGVELATQEKIREAQEQFATVVRINPGFARGHLNLGVALAKQSQLNEAAVHFSEALRLDPTNRLAQQYLQTLQALSRTQRP; translated from the coding sequence ACAACGGCGCTTTCAAGGCCAAAGTGGGCTTGGAAGCGGTAATGGGAGTCAAAACGGTGGCGCAGTTGGCGCGGGAGTATGAGGTGCATCCGATGCTGGTCAGCCAGTGGAAAAGGACGATTCGGGACCGGTTGAAACATGACTTTTGGGAAGCGCGTTATTTGCTGGGAGTCGAACTGGCAACTCAAGAAAAAATCAGAGAGGCCCAAGAACAGTTCGCCACCGTTGTGCGGATCAATCCTGGTTTTGCGCGCGGTCACTTGAACCTCGGAGTCGCGCTCGCCAAGCAATCGCAACTAAACGAGGCGGCCGTGCATTTCAGCGAAGCCCTGCGTCTCGATCCGACGAACCGGCTCGCTCAGCAATATCTTCAGACACTCCAAGCGCTCTCGAGAACGCAGCGCCCATAG